GTCTGCTAAATTTAGAAGCTCTGTTTAAACAAACAGAGGGAAAAACAGTAGCTTATATGTATTTTTGGCATTTCATTTTATAGGGAAGGCAACACTGGAATCCATTACTAAAACCCTCGGTGTGTTATATGTGCCTGTGCTGTGTTCGTAAATACCAACTTCATGCTAAACTGCTGTCCTGAGGAAAACTTGCCAAAATTGTCTTTACTGATCAGAACTGCAAGAAAGAGTACAACTGGGGGCAGTATGGAGTCAGCCCCCCTTTAGCCTGAATCTGGTCCCCTCTGTAGACTCTCAGTATCACAAAACTGAAAGGACTGCACTTAATTGCCTTATCAGATTATCTTACATTAAAGGATTCCAGACAGATTTCACAAGAAAACAGCTCAAATTTGGCAGAACCTCACTGATGCATTACAGTTCAATGGCATCACGAACAACAGACGAATCAATGCCTCAtacacaaatactgaaaatcaTAACCTTCATGAAGGATTACTTCTTTCAGCTGTTTCTGTAATACCCAAAGGTGATAAAGTGTTAATAATAACAAAGAATACCCACACAGTGTCCCAGGTAGAGCAGTGAGTTCAGAAATGagcagttttgtcttttagtCTTTACATGTGGCATCTTCAGGGACCTGACATCCCTCTGAAAGTTGCTTCAATTTGCTCCAGTGTCTTGCCCTTGGTTTCTGGGACGAAGACCATGGtgaagatgacattcaggatgCACATAGAAGCAAACAGCCAGAAAGTTCCTGCACTGGTTAGAAGATTCTGCAAGGCAAACAGGtatcgagagagagagagagagaggaaagccCACAGAGAAATATgtcaaaaacactcaaaatatCCCGACTGCAGTgcaaattcaattcaaaattTCATCCCTGCATCAAAAtatgttttcacagcttcacAAATTGTCACTTCTATGAATTTAACTGTTATTTTTCCATCCTCAGTATGTTGGAGAGGCTTCTCAAGGTAGCAGAGGTGGTGTAGAgtaaactttcttttttaaattcacaaatacagatggttaaaaaaaattaaacaaaactataatcctgtacaaaaaaatgaaacccATTACCCTTTGAGCTGAGAATATCCAATCTAAAAGTGACAGCGCTTTGAGACAAAACAGCGAACCTAAGCAGGCTATGGAGTGACTACTGACTACTTAAGCTGCTGTTATGGTTGGCATGTTGGTCACTGCTCAGTCTAAATGTGACATCAGACCCATAACTATTCATAAGGGTGCTTGTGGTACACTGGATGTGGTGAAGTCTTTTCGtaaacaaaatgttttgcaACTCAgcggaaaaaaaattatactaGAACAAGTCCAAAGAGGAAACAAAATAATTATGGTGGTTTGAAAATTTTCTCCACAAAATCTTATCTTTTTTTGCTCCAGCTGTTACAGCTTTTCCCCTTTGTACCCTGGTTATCTCAATGTGCCTGTATTGATCCATCACCGAAACAGCAATAGACATTAAGCTTTTCAAACACTCATTTTTCCAGCCTGACTAAGTCAGGAGTTATGCAGCATTTGTGAGAGCAACAATGGTGAGCATAAATGGCCAGTTAAGTCTGTTATGACTGATGGCAAAATAGGGCAGTCACAACAACTATGTGTATACTGGACTAAATGCTCCCCTTAACATGCTCGTTAAGTAGGAATGCACTTCTCTGCAGCTCGTCTCGTGTTGGCAGGGAAGCTTTCTGGGAATAAACTATGTTTGATGGGGGCGAGTCATCAAAATTTTGCCATCTCAATTTCTGCTATCTCATCACAACCATAATAACAAACAATAATGATTACTGTGTGACATCACTTTGACTTTCTGGTGAGTTACTTTATGCTAACTGTTCCAACAGGATCTTATTCCACATCCATTGAACCAATTGTGGTAAACATGCGGCCTATGTGCCAGAGCCAGCCCAGCAAAGGGCTCTACTTTGTCCCCCAGATGGTGCTGCAATGTGCAAAATTTGCagtgaagttttttttatgGTATCTTAAGTAAACATGCTGTAAACTCATGTGTTCACTAAAAAAAGGATCCCAGATGTAAGATTAAATTTCACTTCTGTTTAATTAAATTTCACTTCTGTTTGCAATCCTGGTTGAAATGTGGTTTTATGGATCTTTAACAGATAAGATTTGGTATTCTGTTCAACACTCACCATCATATCCTGGAAGTTTTTGGTGACGACGAATGCCATGCTCCAGTTGGTGAGGACGCAGACAGCGCTGGCAAACCCCCTCACTTTCACTGGGAAGATCTCTGACATGACGAGCCACGGGATCGGACCCCAACCGAGAGCAAAACCTGAACAGGACAGCAACAGTTATTAAAGTGGCATGGTCTGCTGGGGGAATACACCCAcaagtagggctgggtatcgtcactgatttctagaatcgattctttccgattcacaaggtcccgaatcgatttgatccacgattcgattcaattcgattcgattcaattcgattcaattcgatctgggaaattttgacagtcagaaatattataattcagatcagtacatttacatatttttgtatctataaaaaggaagctgacacacgcaagactttatcaaaggtgtgagcctCACAGCAGATGCcgttgtgtcaaagtagctgaagataaaacacaaaaaaacatgaaggtggttttcctggcctgggattttataaaaatattctgcagtacatcaaaaacgaaagaaaaccattaatgaaCATATGAAtgttacctctgacgttacagcggttttattagagacagagctaagcgttttgcattttgcataattttaaaaagtttaaatttgttcagtattgaacgacagaaagttttcttttcggaagtatgtaaaagggaaaaaacagcggctgacagcgctgtaaacaacagtagacttgtgcgtaacaagcaagcaaataatgcagaaaacagatttttagacgggaaactgttcttgaagtacagagagagagagagagagagagagagagagagctgtgcatgaagtgtgattttatggtggtggcagcaaaaaagtaaaagtcagagtgaattcatgacgatgtttatgtgaagcgtagtttggatcttcttctgctgctggttcggtcaatattgtttggagagagatcaaactaacagctttagaatcagcgcaaaaagggcgtgaacacaaagcgcggacccgccgaaacatcagaatcagcgagctgtcggctttcagccccgaccgtgtccgtgccatcgggtgagaaaggcgcaGGTCCGCACTGTGTGTTTACatccttgtgcagaatccgtgtacctgctctcatttactgtcttagctgtttggtggttgttgaaattttgtgaggtttcacctgagattctggcatttcgggcaaaataaatttatattaaaaaatcgattcaggattttaatgaatcgatttcacgttatccaagccagaatcgattttaatcgataaatcgattataaaaacccacccctacccacaagtttaacaaaaaaaaaaaaaaatccccatcaGCAGCACCAATTTGTTTGGTGTTTTGGAGTATTAAATGTAGGGCTGTtcataacgatatatatcggatgacaaTATGAAAACGTCTAATGTTTCATATTACGCTATCgcttgtttcgtggtgtcgcaaaatgaactgtttacggcaatagtttttcatcgttttgatcaATGACTTTCTACAGTCATtgattttgatggtcactgtagaatttcttaaagttctctctttctcttatatataaaataaccacattacggacggacaagcgactgtttttatgcgttgtcgttagcaacaacgacggtaaaaccatcgcgtggctCCGCAGTCCGCTTGTTTTCCACGTAAACCTTTCACAAAAAAgctgaagatcctgttgagatttttcaaaataaactgaatcacgtgaaatagtatgcagagtgtttacagATGAGACgctaaaaagagccgtcaggtgcttaaaaaaataaaccttaggaCAGGCTTTTCCCCTCAGcatgctgtgtaataaatactcacaaaatTGTGAAAATTGCGGCCGTTTCAACTTATGTAACCCCCGACTCCAGGTACAGGActcccagctgaaaacacttcatgcaagtcgagttgcccgagattcacagaatttacagaaaatgtaaaacttttgTGATAAATATCGTCGTTCGGGACGATAAATATAGGATATATTAGGATATAGGATacgagattttggtcatatcgcacagccctaattaAATGTTTTGCAGATGACTGACAAATTTATCTCTGAATTTGTGATGGAAtagccaaaaccattaaatatcaaaagtTATTTGTAGTAAGTATAAGGTAAGGAAAAGGTGTGAGGACTAAATAATTTTTGCGTCTTGAAGTGGAGCTGATTGACCCATTTTTATATGCTGGAAAACTGACCTGTGATGAACACCGCTATGCTGGCCAGAGCCATCCAGGCCAGGTCACCATGGGGTTCTGGAAGTAAGGACATCAGGTAGAAGTAAACTCCAAATGCTGTGGTGCTGATGGCCATGGCAACACCTGTGTTATGAAATTACAATCAAGGAGGTGTCACAGAGAGATCTCAGGAATTATGgttaataattacatttaaagatTCTGGCTACCTGAGATAATGAGAAGGACTTTCCTTCCAGCCTTGTCCATGATAAGCGCTGCTACTCCAGTAAAGACGACCTGAATGAGACCCACGATCACTGACGCCAGGTCACTTTGCTGCAGAATAAGAAGAAAGACAGGTCTATAATGAATTTATGTTTTCACTGAAAACTTGGAAATTGATAATTTTGCTGTTGAATTCAATTTTCACCTCCAAGGGGAGAGCTTTCTATTAGTGTGTTCACTgaaatgttttgcattttgttacaTTCTAACTTGTGACTTTTGTTTTTAGCCCTACTCCTATTTCCCAAAAAGGCCTTTTTGGGAAAAGTGCAACACGACAAATCAATTTTTGATAAGAAGGTGCCAGCACTGTCCTGTGAAGTCTTGCTCTTCTGCTCCTTCATCTGCTTTGTTTAGTGAGTGATAGAAAGAGCAGTAACGCCTGTGAATGAGCTACCTTAAAATGTGCCTGTTCAAATATATTCTCAGCATAGAACATGATGGCGTTGATTCCGCTCATCTGCTGGAAGATCATCAGCATGATGCCAATCACCAGAGGCTTGTAGACACCAGGATCCTTCAGGTCAGACAGCTGGAATTTAGAACCCTAGGAGGAAAACAGAATAACATCAATCATCAAGCCAAACTCCCCACAGTGGCTGAATTACAATTGAGGAGGGCAAAGGCGCTGTGGCCAGAAAATCTTGTCTTATATCACCTGCTCATCACATGCTTCCTCAATGCGGGCGCACTCCCATTCGACAGGAGCGTCTGGTCCACGTAAGAAGCGCAGTGACTCCACAGCCTCCCTTCGCTTGCCCTGTGACAGCAGGAAGCGGGGCGTTTCAGGCATGAAGGACATAAAGACCATCAGCAGCGTCGGTGGGATGGAGCAGCAGATCGCCAACCAACGCCAGTCCATAAAGAGACCTGCAGGACAggttcacacacactcaggatgAGCCATTTCTACAGCTATTCCTCATCTTTTGTTTAAAGAAATGTGGAAAAGAAGTTTTAGAAgccattcattttaattttacaaGAACAGGAACAAGgatatttattatatttcaaAATTGGCATCTAAAGTGTCATATGTGTTAATTTTTGCTCAGAGAAGGTTGTTAATTTTGGCCAAACAGGTAATCACTAAATCACTGAATGAGTTAAAAAACATCTAACAGAGACATTTCCCcctttacaaataaaaaaactaaacaaaaaaagcctCAATAGAAATAAGCAACATTTCTTGTACATATGAAAGACAATTTGATTTTTAACAAATTCCATGATGTGATCCATCACATCAAACCATGCAGCTTTTTTGAAACAACTTTGTCTTAACAGTGAGAACCATTTGAACTGACACTTTTAGTTTTTCCTGAAGCCTCAAGGTGAGCATTTATGCTGCCCCCATATCTAAGTGTTTAAAACCAAACATTATAAGTGAGGGGCCGATTTAAGTGAGAAAGGCAATGCATGCTCACTGGGCAGCAACGTGTCAATATTAAGGTAAGTCTGTCCTAATGTGTACTCTTATGATCCTTCTGTATGCTAATGAGACAATAATTTATACAATGAGCATCATGTTATATTGAGGAAGACTTGAGGAGGCTAGTGACTGATACAATAAACTAATTAGGAACCTGTTTACTGAGGTTATAAATCAAGTGAGCGATAAGCTATCTTTGCAACTGAGTAGTGagcccctgctggccattaaaaGCATTACAGGtttagctttatttttcagaccTGGAGACTATAGACCAATGTGAAATGTCGCAGTTCCAACACGTGCTTTTTACTTCAGGTTTTTCCTGCATTCTTATACAATTGCCTTATTCCTTagcattttcctgtttctcaAACTTTATCCATAAGTTCTATTTGTCAAATGTTACCCAAGTTACCAGATTGTCTATGAAATACAGTTAACATaatactgtgtttgtgtgtgtgtatacacacgtTTAGAcgtctttgtgaggacagaaaattggGATGCTACTATAcctgtggggaccaacagtcacttaGGGGGACAAAATGACCGTCCCCAccagtttgaaggcatttttgaggctcaaaatgtggttttaaggtcagggttacagttaggtTGTGGTTAGGTTTAGActgagggttagggttaggtattcatttttcatggttagggttatggtAAGCAGCTAggaaaagcattatgtcaatgagatgtctcGATGTCTTCACACTtgaaaacaagtgtgtgtgtgtgtttgtgtgtgtgtgtgcgcgcctctctctctctctctctctctctctctcagttttCAGTACTTTAGTGACTACAGTTCCTGATTAAGCCAGTCTACCAAGAATGAGAACAGAGCACCTTTTGCACAGGAACCATTCGTTCAGAGCGTTGAATAAGAAGAGGTTTGGGCTTGTCTTTTTTTGATTAGTTATAAAACTCAAGCGCACACTCTAAACTGATTACCAGAAAACTGagtttcaggtttttttgtatttatttgagtAATTTTAGCTTTGGAGGGCACACAGAGGGAGTGCAGCTATATTATGGTCAAGTCAAAATTCAGTCACGAGGCTCAGACAGAGAAACAGGTTCTAAACCAGTTTACCGATCAGCTAAATAGTTGTTCATCATTTCCTGTTCAACTGATTCATAAATAAATTGTTCTATTTTTAACCTTATGatgttattccacaacttatcACTGCAAACTCTGAGAGACCTTTGATACAATTCAAAAACCACATCTACCCACAaccaaacagctgctgtgtCTGCACAGCAACCCACCTCCAGAGCACCACGAGACAAATCCACATCTCAAAACATACCAGCTTTTATTAGGAAATCATGCACAGCACGCAGCTAACAAGATTAGCCAGAAGCAGCCATTTTCACACAGGTCAAGCAGTGAGGCTGTTGTCTAAAAGGCAGCAGAGGAATCGGATCGTATATGACGATGATCATGTGAATGCCACATTTGTTACATCATCTTTCAATGATTTGTAGGTTGTAAAACGTTGTTGTTATCTGACACTTTTTCTTTAGTACTAAAGTTTATGCAGTTCTTGTAGCCATGTAGACTTTACAAAGAGAGTTTTAAAGATGCCATAAAAACTTTAAACATCAGTTCCATACCTCCAAGATAAGCTCCCATGATGCCTATCACCACCATGAGCTGCACACAGGAGCCTAAAGTCCCACGGACCTTTTCATGTGCCATCTCAGAAATATACACCTGTTTGAGGGGAGAGAAGGGAGAACATCAAAAATTCAAACCTTTAGTACACAGAACTGTTCTCTTAATGGTTTATAAACCAAACACATAtaattttgtttatataaagTTAAGAGCACATTTACGATTCACATTTGAGAAGCCAAACCCAACAAATGTTTGGCATTTGAATGGACTGATCCACATTAACAATCATTTATGTTATTAAAGCAAAGGTGGTCTTATTCTGTTCATTTCTAGCTCCATATTTTTAGTCTACAatggctttgcatgattcactgctcaaaacaatccttatttATCTCACTGAGTGTAGGTGCAGCCCCTCAGGTCATTCGGTGTCTGGCTGTCACACCATTTAAGGCAATGTGTCAGATTATACTCTCTAATTTTTAATCGGTGTTCAAGTGATACTGTGCAGCTACTTCTTAATCCCACAAAATGAAAGCATACCTTGTTTTTTCTGCCTGACATTTCAATTTTTGgagatggatttttttcttctggaaTCAAACTGGCTAATCTTCACATCAACAGATGTCGGGTCAAATATTAAAGAGGCATTTAATCTGCTTTTAAATGACATACCGGGACAACCAGTGAGGTGATGCCGCTGGCGAGGCCTGTCAGTATTCTGCCAACGTAAAACATCCACACGTTCTGCGCCGCGATGATGATGGTGAAGCCGGAGACAAATGGCAGCGCGCATAACATCAGACTGACCTTCCTGCCAATCTTCTCCACCATCCAGCCACCAAGTAGCCCGGCCAACGCTGCTCCCACCGTCACTATGGACTGAAACACAGAACAGATCGTCAGCAATAAACGTTAATGAATtatttgaactttattttgcatttaatcaattttattattttaaaagaataattaaACAGGGTTTAACTATTTCTGTTGAGTTAACATCTGGACTATATATTCTATTATGCATTAGTGCCTATTTTGAAAAAGGCCAAAGCTCCAGCACTTGCAGTATATAGACCAACTTTACACCAGTATGCCATGTAACACATGACCATATGTTTAAGTGAAATACTTTCAACctattttaaaaacagacagCTTGGCTTTAAAGGGTGCATATACTCTTTATACCCAACATTAAAAGGGCAAAAATTACACAGATCCTCTCATTACAGTGGACGGGACttgaaatgagtacatcagagtaGTGACCCTCAGGTTAAGTGTTTTGGAAACAAAGTTCGAGAGGCAATGCTAACATAATTTgggcatgtgcagaggagggatagtagATAAACTGGGCAAATGATGTTGAACATTAGGCTCCCAGGCAGGAGAAAAATAGGAAGATTCATGAACATAGTaaaggagaacatgcagacggttgctgtgacagaagaggatgggatagggtgagatggaggcagatgatctagTGTGGCAACCCATAAAGGGAGCagtcaaaagaagaagaagattacAATATACTGAAGGCAAACCTTAGGTACTGCCATTCATGAAGATGTTACCTTTAACACGTATACACACAAAGCTGACAgcaggttggggaaacctgcagtcagctgagactgaaggagtGATGAaaagtttctcccactgaaattgctacgtccagatgaaaagaatcaaccttttggggtcTCTATGGCTAGTTTCCCCATTTATCAACTACTATACAGGAGGTGACTTCTTTTATAGCCACTCAACGGTGTGATTGTCTTAAGGCTTAGCGTTAGAGTTGTGACTGTTACGGATGCCAGCTTCTATTATTTTAAACAATTACACCAAACAATCCAGCCTCTCGTTCAAGTGTGGTCACTTCTGGctcaaaaaaaacacaaacatggaggCGGCCAAAATGTTACCACTGGGTTACCAAGAAGGGAACCTACAAACCACTAGGCACATGGCTTCAGTGTCGTGGCTGATCAGTATATTAAGTTGTTCCTTCAGTGACTCTTCCACCGTTTTATGTCATAAACTGTTATGACCATGATTATTGAAGCCTGGCTTAAAATGTGCTAAAATGATTAATTTTAAACATACAGTCAACAGATTTTAATTTCATCCGGCTCtttcttttgtgtcttttttacaGGATGTGTTGGATGAAATGAGATGTCACACAAATCTGCTGTTAAAATTGCCTGGTGCAATACGAAATGAACATGGCTGTCATCATACCCCAAACCAGGAAGCCTGGTTATCGTCCAGTCTCAGCCGAGAGTCCTCAATCTTGGTGAGTTCGGGGATGGCGGGAGAGCTGTATCCCAGCACGAACCCGAAGCTCATGGGACCCAGAACAGAGGCAAGTGTCGCAAGGTACAAGTTTCGATTCTTCACTTTGCTGTGGAGAGAAAGAGGAACACAGATTAGTGTAGCAGGTAAAGGTCAGGTCTCACATATGATAGAAAGAAGCTCAGCCTCATTAATATGCTTCAGggacaaaagagaaaataatttcTGCTACTTCTTTTAAGCCTATAATATCATGGCATGGATGACATGCATCATTTCTAATGAGATTGTCTGTAAGCTCCAGTGAGTTTAAAGGGGGCATGGGGTGTACTAAATGATAATCTTTTCAGGGTTCGTAACATTATTTTGCAGATTTacattaatatataaaaaatgtaattacattaatgttattaaaacttaagaatataaaaataaaagcttttttttgccCCCACTTTACAGCTACAACACCAGTATGTGGTGTACCACATGACCATATGTTCAAGTCACCCTTGGACTGTTGGATACAAAAGCCGGTTTTGCAATCATCACTATAATTCAAACCAAAGGTGTTGAGgtcaggccagtcaagttcttccacaccaaacttgcTCATCCATGTCTTCGTGGACCTTTCTTTGAGCCATGGTGGGCAGTACTGTTGGGACAGGAAGGGGCCCTCCTACAACTGTTACTGCAGTGTAGATCAGtagaagctttctgaagcaggAAACTCTGCATCAAATCACATGCTAAAATCTAGTTCTCAGAATGCTGATGTACTCGCTTTACTTCATTGTAGTGA
This region of Pelmatolapia mariae isolate MD_Pm_ZW linkage group LG12, Pm_UMD_F_2, whole genome shotgun sequence genomic DNA includes:
- the LOC134638683 gene encoding solute carrier family 2, facilitated glucose transporter member 8-like; the protein is MDIQDERRRLLDAEGGDPTGLMSEQDAYLSKVKNRNLYLATLASVLGPMSFGFVLGYSSPAIPELTKIEDSRLRLDDNQASWFGSIVTVGAALAGLLGGWMVEKIGRKVSLMLCALPFVSGFTIIIAAQNVWMFYVGRILTGLASGITSLVVPVYISEMAHEKVRGTLGSCVQLMVVIGIMGAYLGGLFMDWRWLAICCSIPPTLLMVFMSFMPETPRFLLSQGKRREAVESLRFLRGPDAPVEWECARIEEACDEQGSKFQLSDLKDPGVYKPLVIGIMLMIFQQMSGINAIMFYAENIFEQAHFKQSDLASVIVGLIQVVFTGVAALIMDKAGRKVLLIISGVAMAISTTAFGVYFYLMSLLPEPHGDLAWMALASIAVFITGFALGWGPIPWLVMSEIFPVKVRGFASAVCVLTNWSMAFVVTKNFQDMMNLLTSAGTFWLFASMCILNVIFTMVFVPETKGKTLEQIEATFRGMSGP